The region GTGAAACTATCTCTTCCCTGTGCTGTTTTATTCCCTATCGGTACTTCTATAGATGAATGGTTCCTTCTTGTACCCAAACTAATCATACCACGTCTTTTCCCTGGACTGTTAATTCCCTTACAAACTTAAAGagcactgtttttttttttactttatctGTCCATACCAATCACGCTAGCATTATAAGTACACTGTACTTACCCTATGGCCTTCTCTAACTGTAAGTACTTCATCTTCTGTAAGTCTCTGTAAAGCATTCCATCTCTTCTCATTTTCTTCTCTCATAGCTTGTTCATGAGCTATTCTAGCAGCTTGTTCAGCATGTAAATACTGAGTGCAAAATGAAAAGTAGGCATAAAACTTAGTGAATGAACTTAAAGTGGTTAAGAATATACAGTCCACAATCCAAGGCCAATGAATATTCTTCAATGATAATGACTTTGTATCATTAAATTTGCAAAAACACTCAAATGTAAGTAACATACACAGATTGTACACTAGATCATGTGTAAATTAAATGATGAATAAAACACTACGTTGTTGTAGAATTTCAATgtcttgtctttttttttcattctcatTTAGctaaattgaaattattttcagtCAAAATGAAACATGAATTTGCATCTATATATTAACGAATGAAATTTCCACCCTACCTTTTCAATATTGGCAAATTTTTGTTGTGCTTCTTCACGAAGTCTGATTTCTTTGTGTAAAATTTTCTTACTGACTTCTTCAGCAATTTCAGCAATCTTTCCCTGCATTTTAAGCCTTTCATTGTCAGCTGCATGTTCCCTCTCTCTTTGTATAACATCCAATGCATGCATGGCTTCATCACGTTTACGACTTTGTTCATGCACTTGAGACTGCATGTCACTCATTCTGAAAACCAGACACATTTTCAAGCAAtttataaaaatgatttttgtCCTGTGAGGAGCTGTTTATCTATTCTAATAACTAATAGCAGCCAATTTGATGTGGTTAAATTTCATGATTGCAGACCCTAGAGAATAGCTCTTATCCTTATAATCTATATTTTGAGAAGAGAGACCTCAATGTCCGAACTTCAaaattcttttgtctttatattttacaatgCAAAAACTGGatatggaaaaaatgtttttggtgtacattgtatctcagATTTTCagtgtacataattatatgtatgagtgtatgtgtatgtgcctGTGTGTTTCCATGGATGATTTTGGTTATCAATACGTGGGGATGATCACACTTTGCGGTTATAAAATAGGAGTTGGTTGGACATTTACTCTGGTTATTAAAATATTGACTAAGAGGATCACAGAGGTATTAACTCTTTCTCAATATGTTGGGGTGAGGGGTGGATACTTACTTCATTGATATTTGACTTTCATTCTGTCTTCTTTCTGATTCTTCTTGCTGTACTCTATTTCTCATGTCCATCAACGCATCCCTAATTTCTCCTAGCctagtaaacagaaacaaaaacaaaagtatcTTTAATAGCCCTCAAATTTGTGTATTTCCCGGGAAGAGAAAAGATACATGCATAGACAGTCTTAGAAATACATTCCATGCAATCTTGAGATGTCCCAGGTGAAAATGTTATTCTATCtagtgttacaatgtatattacaaagtcATGAGCAATATGTGGCCAGGGTATGAAATTAACCATCACCCTCATAATCCTTCCTCACTTGAAATCCTACCAAGTCCAACCTACACTACCTTCATGTTTTGACACTATATCCCTTTCACATTAGGGTATACCATATAACATTTAGTTGTAAAACCAAAACAATGTTCACAATAAAATCTGAAGGTTGAGTGATTTAGCCAAAACATTACTTGGTAAATTAATTACGCTCTGAAATTTGGGACTAGTACAAAACATTCGAAATATTTTTGGACACTTTTTGTTGAATACCTTGTTTTCACTGAAATAAGTTTATCTATATTTTTGTGAATTTATGGAATAAAATGCAGTAAAGTTGAAGATATTGCAAAGCAAAGATTTGCTAATCTGTTGGATATAGTTTGTACTGCAATCACAAGTGAGGTAAAACtattaaatgacatttttatgacTATGAAGTCCCttcaaaatgtttatttcctagtacatgtattaacagtTACCATGACTACAGCATTAAATCTAATAGCAGTGTTTGTATACGtttaaaaagaagaaattaGTAACAGTAATGTGGAAAGTAGCACATAATACTTCAACCACAGTAGTAATTAGCTGTTAATTATTTGAGTGCATGATTGGTGATTAGCAATAGAAATATATGTGATATCTCTGTTCTTTGCAAAATTATGTTGACTTTGAGTGCTAAGCACTGCAGGCAGCCTTTCAAAATGACAATGTGTTTTATAAATGTACAAGCAGCGTTTTACATCAAGGTAATGTTCTTATCACAGGTTTCTTTGATGATTGTACAATACAGacgtttgtttggttgttgttttttatagtTTTTGATACACTGCATGTTCATATGTCTCAAGTGTGTTTGTCATCTTGAAATGTTTCGTCATAGTGTTCGACTGAAAGTTTCTTGATCCTTATTACTTTGCTGTTGTATGTATAACTGACAGAGTGATAAGGAAGTTACCTCAGTGatgaatctttcagtctacagtGGTCTGTGCTTTTCAAGAAAGTTGTTGACTGTTACAATGAAAACTATATGTATGTTGAATACATATGCAATACGTGTATCCTTCCTGACCATCTTATTTGATCAGCTGAGTAAGCTCACTTGCCAATTGATGCTAATATGTATTGGCAAGccttaatttttttcttcattttgttgTCTGGATTAGTTGAAGGTAGTGTAATTTATGCTTGGTGTCCTACATTGCCATATTGTCAAATTTTTAATGTAGTCAATGTAAATGCGTTTACAGTATTTAGTAATTCAAGGTACACTGACACTGGAGTGCAGAATGGTGGTGATCGGACAAAATATGAATTGTTGTAAAACAATGAGTCTTATTGGCAGTAATGAGAGGGTGCACTTCCCATTTGGAAGAAATGAGAGGCCATGCTTCCCACAAAAAAGCAAACATATGTACTCTTGATCAAGAGaatacaaaatgtcattgtGTTGAATGTTTGAAGAGCACCTTATACAACAAATGCTGCTTGGCTTGTGTAGTGTACAAGTGTGGTGGTACACAATGCATTAAACGTCATCACAGAGGGCAGCAGACGAGACAATAGCATGTTAAGTGACTGTGCAAAACACATCAGAATGATAACAGGGGGTGAGGGGGAGACTGTACCTGGAGTCAATTTGTGTTCGCAACATATTAGTGGTTTGGTCAGTGCTTGTTTGGTTCTCATGATGTTTACGCTGGTACTCCATCTAGTCaatgtgatatgtatgtataacaagCCAAGCAGGCATGCATTGGAAAGAGATATAAAAGAACAAATCGTATATAGAATCATGCAATGTCATTATGACTATATCAAATAAGAATCTGGTCAAAATAactaaaaaagaaaagataCTTTGTTATTCGCAagattttttttgcaaaatatgcAAAGCTGAATTTTGAAGTGATACATTGTTTGAGATTTTGAAACCCCAGTACAAATTGATGTATTAAATTGGAAtagtttgttttcatatattGAACTTATGTCAAATCCTTTCCTGTCAGTATGGCTATCGTGAGTGAACATGAAGGAACAACTGAAAGAAAAAATGTGCACTTATACAAAATTCAAAAGTGTGTATTTAGTGATAATCCATCATGTTCCATCAATCAATAGAAGACATACTGAGAAAGAATTTAGcataatcatatatatacaaataagtatatatttcaataaacttTTCGATTGATTTTTTGCTCCTGTACATATTTAGatttacatttattacaaaCAGCATACCTTTCAGAAGAATAAAGTACTTTTCTTTAGTTTTGACCAAATTCTTTCAACATaagtctctctgtgtgtgtcacATAAATAACAATACTACCGCCAACATATGTACCGTATATAAATTTGAGGCATTTAATACATGgtgaaattttatcattttcttgcaaatactttattcAGTACGATACAGACTAAAGGTTTCTTGGTGTGGGTACCCCTCTATCATTTTCTAAACTTGTGTGTCACGACTTAcatgagcgccctcaacgacacAATCTCTAAGTAGGATAGATTGaatgtatcattattatcaCAAATTTCTACTGTCCTAGCTGTCCTTTCACCGAGTCTGATGTATTTTACACATTAAAACATTTCGGCAGCCATTTTACAGTAATTTAATGCAACTTTATCAAATACTAGCCCAAATTCTTGGTCATACCAGGcttgaaaatatcatttgcCAGAACATATAGAGTTgtgccagtatgtcaagtcagattgcTAAACTCTCTAGTCTAATCACGTACATAAGTGGAAATACACTTTGGAGGTAGGTAGTTTTGATGTGACACCTAGAGACTGTGGTACAATTCCATGCAAACTAACACTTGAAGTATACTTCATGTTTTCTTACCTACTGTTCATTTGGATTCTAAGTTGTGCTACTTCTTGTTCTGTAAAATTTCTATTGTCATGGATCTTTCTAGACTCATAAATCTGTTATTAGTAAAGACACACCAAACATATAAACCAACACTGACTAATTAATAGGAAACAATATAccaacacatatacacaatttGAAACCCAATCATTTGATAGCCATCTTTTATCATTAAAAAAGTTACAATATATTGGAatcttaaaatgtcaaaaaatgtctGATTCAGATCCATGGGATTCAAACTTTgggtttaaaggcccatgattcaatctcAGGCTCTCACATTACCCTGTCATTTCTTTTCACATGATTCCATTATGTTGCCACTGATAAAATAGAGGTAATCCAAGATCATGGggttcaaacattggggtttaaagTTGAATGTAgtctttgattttgattttaatataagATGGCTATCAAAATTAAAGAAGTTGAACACTTACAGAAAGGAGCAAATTTGCTcgaatgtacatatttatgacaaagatacagtcaagtttttttttgaaaaaacaatattttttcagaAGGGCACTCCTTGCACAAATGAGATTTCACCATAATGAGGTAATATCCAGTAAAGTGTTCACAAAGTAACTTGTGCCAGAGACTTtccttttgaaaaatattgagaGAAACAAAAgatagtatttttttaaaaaacaagagAGCTTTGAAAACATTTCCTTACAAATCCATTACCTTCTGTTATTCCCAAAGAAAGATGCAtttgaaaaaattcaaaaattgatatgtttataataatttgatatacTAGATTTCTACATACTAGATGTGATGTGCAGTGAAAAATATTTAACGAGCCGAGTCAAAAAAGACATGGTTTAGCATAAAAACctcaaaatatgttttaacattttattggtggtggtggtggtgatgcaTAGGGGATTTGTGACCTTTCTTTTCAGAATTTCTCACTTTCATGACATTGTAGTTTAATACAACCAAAACAAGGGCGGGCATAGactttcaattaggcagcatggTGTTTTTATGTCTCACACATGGTTTTTTGTCACAAATTACCTAAAACAAAATACCTGACAatttttatctcactgtgaacataaATCAACATCAGTCAGATGAGAGAAGGAAGATTTACACCCAAAAGAAGTTTTTTTGTGTTCCAAGTGAGATAAATTGTCACATTTTATTGCATGTGcattatcagtgtctgtatttttttctgtgtaattcgtaacaaataACCTTTTTTGAAACTTTAAAAAGCATTGTGCTGTCTAACTGAAACactatagtctttctggtttggtagtactaTATATCTTAGCATACATAACACAGTTTAAGGTCAGATGTGAAATACTCAGCAGGGTCTGGCGATCAAAACCACACAACATTTTGTTTTCGGTTTGACTTAACTGAGTGATGGGCAAATACTGCCCTCACACAGCATAGTTGAGCAAAATTCCTGTCCATCAGTAACTAACTTAAAATGAATAATGGGAGAAGATATTGTACGCATGAAATAGATTTGTTCATCTAActtgaaataatgaaagttcaaagttcatctTACTTAAGTTGTGCATTGCTAAAAACAAATGCTTCGAAAAATGATTCTGAAATACAGTGCACTCCATCAACAAActacattttgttcatttttatccaaaatcaaaagattaaaaaaattatagtgATTGTTACTATGATTATTGAAAAACCTATAAAATTGAGTAAAATGATAACTTACAGCTTGCCTATTATCTTCTTCTAATCTTTTAGAACGTTCTTTTAATTCATGTAAAATACTATTAAATTCCATTTGTTGTGTGTCTACTCTACTCTTTAGTGTGCGTATTTCATCAACCATTGTCGCTGTTGCCCTCTCCATCTGGTCTCTAAGTCTGTTAGCTTCATCGAGATCATTTCTCAACTCTGCAATTCTATGGATGAATAAAAGGCAAAAATTTTGACACATTCATGGGATGTACTACGGGCAAataatgtacatgatgtacaatgtagagcCATGCTAATACTATAATAGCAAAGTCTCCTATCAACTCAAGTTGATGAAAGCTGACATTTGAGGAATAACTGGTCTCACACTTTTCAATATCAGTGTGAGAAAGTATGTAGTAATTTGAATGGACAACTGAAGAAGAGTGTAGAACAGTGGAGCGACAAGCAAAACATTCagttgtattcaagctagggagtttaAGGTTAGGGTTTGCTAATGAATGGGAATAGGGTTAGACCCTCTAACATAATCCTGATTAGTATTATccaacagacacacacacacacacatatttgcTGTGATGTACAGTAGTAATTACAATTCTATTGTAATTGAAAACCATCACTTCAACATTACTATCACCTAGATACTATACATGTCTTAAAGTGGAATGTATATGGTACATTGTTAATGGAGCATTCTGATCTCTACTTCACAACAGGAGTGTGAAGCAGAGGTTTGAACAAAATACTACCAATTACTGAAACTCTGAATAAAGACTTGGAGATGATCTGGTTACACAAAGCCTCAGAAGTGTAATGGgaacaatttttatttatttttttcttttctttttgactttaagttatCATTAATCCTGTTTAAGGAAATGCATGTTGGCCATAATTAAtacccatacatgtacatttagaatGTGTTGATGAAACAAGTAATGGTCTTGACTGTGTAttcatacaatttacatatcgATGCCAAGTTAGTATACATAGTACGATCAATGACAAGTAAACAAGTAACTCAGTTAATTAGAAGGATTGGTCCATTGCTGAGAACTTACACCTACGAAGTCATTTTAATAATGAGCAAGCTGACTTCACTCACTTTTAATAGTCTATGTCAACATTACAAAAAGGATCCGTGGCATCTGTAGGCAAATGTGGTCAAGTGATGTGAAAACCCAAGTGTTTATTGTCAGACCTTGAGTTTTCATATTGCTTGCCAAAATTTTGCAATAGAAATTTCAGAgattgtaacaacaacaacaacaacaacaacaacaacaacaacaacaacaacaactacaacaacaacaacaataacaacaacaacaacaacaacccccaCCTCCCCAATCAATTTGGCAAGCAAAGTCCAAACTCAATATTTTAGGAAGTAAACCTTCAGATCTTGAATTTTCACATCACTTGCCATACTGGAATGCCAATTTCAAAGATTATGGAACATGtcttttgacaattttttgccctgacaaaatgaaagaaatgaatGCTAATTAAAAAGGAGTAGGAAATCTAATTTAAAAGATACTCACTTGGCATACTGTTGGTCTCGCCTCGATAATATCTCTTGTTGACTACCTAAAACTGCTTGTTCTACTTGTTTTGTGTGATTTACTAAAGCACCGACCGCTGCCCTTTCGTCTTGAACTTTTTCTTCGGCTCGTTTTAACCGAGCTCCCAGTTGACCGATGAGATCATTGCTGGCTCGTAAATTTTCTGTGATATGTTGACGTCCTTGTCTTTCTGCAGCAATAGCATCTTCTGTACGTCGGTGGGATTGTTTTAAATCTCCTGATTAACAAAAATGAGGGAAAGATTACAAGATCAGCCATGAAGTTGTCTAGAATGAAATTTGAGTTGGAAAGTCTCAAAAAAACATGATCCATCTAGTGCACAATTCAAGGGCAATCAGTATTCATTTCTTCATATGAATGAATATtgtggctacatgtatatgctgtaTTATCAAGGGACTATTATAGAGAACCAGTGTACCCTCTCAGCCAACCCTCtaagtgacacaccaaaatatgatgttctcctatctcttactatgtagtgactcacaagaaatcccagttttatcattttgactcacaacaacaaaatttggctatcattagagggcacactcgaGAGAATAGCAAACTGTTACTTtagaatggtaaattggaaaacgaataaaatgttttgatctGTCTACTACGGAGattgataatgtaatgatgGATCAAAAtgtcgcattcgtttccaatttaccgttgcAAAGtaactacattttactgtcCTCTATTCATAGACCTCGAGTCATGCATTGTATTTAGCATTATAAAATTACTAAAGAGTTTACCAATTTTAGTGACTGTGAGATATCAACATCAAACAATTACAGTCAGAccaatttttgaccaaaactgtAAATGCTCTCTCCTTCAGTACTTTATTTGTATTCGTACCAACTAAGTTTATTTGCATTCTCTGATTGTGATACTTTATATTGATTTATCATGATGAGTTCAGACCCTAACATAATTCAAAATAAGCTCTTTagtttaaaatacatgtaaaaagtatatattGGCATGAAATAGCTGAAAGCAGACATTAATATGATTAATACAGGACACGATCTGTATTTTGCATTGTGAAAAGTTTGAATAATGGACACAAGCTGTTCTAGGACAATCCTTCATTCAACAACAAGGTAGAAGTACATTCACGACACAAGGACAAATTTATCagaaataaataatgattaCTAGTAGTATTTCATCATAAATctctacttacatgtatgtacatatcttAGGAAAGAAAATATTAGTAGACCTGAGTAGCAATGAATcatttttgaatattataaGAATGgcttttaaatttttaaaaatgaaagcaGTAGCTGAACTCCAAGCAGTATACTAGCTGAACTCCAGGCAGTATCACAAAGTGGACATACAAACTATTTGAAAGGCCAGTATTCCATTTTTTAGACAgaatttgttgtaaaatgatAGAGAAACACACTTGAGTGTTTTTTGGAATCAAGCTGCTGTTATCACCTTTAAAATATGAACTAATagtgtatataatatatttaatattcttttcattttgaaatcaaaacacacatCATTATTTTTGCCAGTACGTcaataaatactacaatgttATATGAATTCTGGCAAGCCAGGGCATAGTTTTTATCTCGCGCGCACAACAAAATTATGGCTCATTACGATACATCTTATACCACAAAGAGGCCTGCAATTTTATGATGTTGAAGGAACAAGAAGTTTGAAGAATTTATCTGTATGCATCAGTTCAGTCCACATAAAACCTTGTCCACAAAACCCATCAATGCACTATGCAGGTTATTACTTATTGAAATTCATTTGTTCCACACTCACCTTGCAACCTTACCACCTCTTCTAGAAGTGCTCTGTTAGATTGTTCGGCAACGCCAAGTCTTTGTTCTAATTGTCGCATCCTACCGCCGTCTGCATAATCATAAGGCTGTACGTTTCCAAGACTTGATAGTTGTGATTTCCGGCCACCGTATGGAATAAGTTGATTTTCTCCAATTGGAGGTGGGCTGGCAGTCCCTCCCTGGATACCTGGCAGTGGGAGTGTCCTATTTGCATATGCCATTCTACAAATCAAAACAAGGGCAAACAAGTAAATATCTTATAGACAGATTatgtacacctacatgtatgtaattgtaaacCGCACTagattacatatacatatacatgtgtgtagaagaataattacaatatcaatgtacAAACCTctccatcccccccccccccatcctcaTTCAACGTTCTTTACATGTATAGATGTAcacaacacagaaaaaaaattatttatacatgtcatcgagcaaatacatgtacagaatagAACTTAGAAGATCTGCCTGATGTATGGTTAcagtgttatacatgtacttccactTTCATCAAAATACTTTGTAGTTCACATGTAACTCATAAAAAAGCTATCAGTACAATCAATATTTTGtcttgaaaatttacaaaagtgTATACATTACA is a window of Glandiceps talaboti chromosome 5, keGlaTala1.1, whole genome shotgun sequence DNA encoding:
- the LOC144435997 gene encoding uncharacterized protein LOC144435997 isoform X5 → MDFRMAYANRTLPLPGIQGGTASPPPIGENQLIPYGGRKSQLSSLGNVQPYDYADGGRMRQLEQRLGVAEQSNRALLEEVVRLQGDLKQSHRRTEDAIAAERQGRQHITENLRASNDLIGQLGARLKRAEEKVQDERAAVGALVNHTKQVEQAVLGSQQEILSRRDQQYAKIAELRNDLDEANRLRDQMERATATMVDEIRTLKSRVDTQQMEFNSILHELKERSKRLEEDNRQAMEYQRKHHENQTSTDQTTNMLRTQIDSRLGEIRDALMDMRNRVQQEESERRQNESQISMKMSDMQSQVHEQSRKRDEAMHALDVIQREREHAADNERLKMQGKIAEIAEEVSKKILHKEIRLREEAQQKFANIEKYLHAEQAARIAHEQAMREENEKRWNALQRLTEDEVLTVREGHRIDKHRQVDGLNKTNDAIETIEKQQAETKKQLEQVMKAEIKSRQLQDKQIEDKIEDVQEKLGVAISTLQQAIGGINEQVGEASLVAQDKLKEVLDERNQTGLRGLADLDARVMALNAKVTKQEEIVEEKVSETLEALKQERESKKGLKRQTESQAEVIEDIADWRDSTDKILKDLKERMDDVGPEVSEMNRTNERVQEDMKGLMEQESKDRSRDVQMVKLDLETKYKQLKQDIAKMEDKLKTGGVAAAPAIPVSQKEKLAAGKKGGKVDEETLDRIDNMETDIRKANTKIEEMTEEITKANESVQTVRSHLGMKIQNETKQRKEEIEDLQTLFEELQEKVDSITGGKSGNKKDDDDNKKDDKDKDKDNSDDKDKQQSDNNNGN